A genome region from Oryzias melastigma strain HK-1 linkage group LG12, ASM292280v2, whole genome shotgun sequence includes the following:
- the ddx56 gene encoding probable ATP-dependent RNA helicase DDX56: MACERLQFHEMGLDDRLLKAVADLGWSQPTLIQEKAIPLALEGKDLLARARTGSGKTAAYAVPIIQHILTSKQSVREQAVRALVLVPTKELGQQVQTMMRQLTSFCSRDVRVADISSKADVSSQRPILMEKPDVVVGTPSRVLAHINAHNLDLQASLEVLVVDEADLIFSFGFEADLKSLLCHLPKIYQSFLMSATFTEDVQALKELLLHNPMVLKLQGSQLPDSSQLQQYTIKCEEEDKFLLIYTLLKLRLVRGKTLLFVGAVDRSYRLKLFLEQFSIPACVLNSELPVQSRCHIITQFNQGFYDIIIATDEQSLSPPAGSSQTKGKEKKNANKGGKAKDKEFGVSRGVDFQNVANVINFDFPPTVESYIHRVGRTARADNQGTALSFISHTELPLLAEVEEALSTDNSESVLKPYQFRMEEIEGFRYRCRDAMRAVTKQAVREARLKEIKQELLNSEKLKTYFDDNPRDLELLRHDKDLHPAVVKPHMKNIPDYLIPQTLRGVVNPLSGRRKRRRIKPPVEGVVRSSFKKNDPSRNPLKSFRYTGGRNKAPRAGKSS; this comes from the exons ATGGCATGCGAACGGCTGCAGTTTCATGAAATGGGTTTAGACGACCGCCTGCTAAAG GCGGTCGCAGACCTGGGCTGGTCTCAGCCCACCCTGATCCAGGAGAAAGCCATTCCTCTGGCTCTGGAGGGGAAGGACCTTCTGGCTCGAGCTCGGACCGGATCTGGGAAAACCGCCGCCTACGCCGTTCCCATCATCCAGCACATCCTGACCTCCAAACAG agcGTCCGGGAGCAGGCGGTCAGGGCGCTGGTCCTGGTTCCGACCAAAGAGCTGGGCCAGCAGGTCCAGACCATGATGAGGCAGCTGACGTCCTTCTGCTCCAGAGACGTCCGAGTGGCCGACATCTCCAGCAAGGCGGACGTTTCCTCTCAGAG GCCCATCCTGATGGAGAAGCCTGACGTGGTGGTGGGGACGCCGTCCCGTGTGCTCGCCCACATCAACGCGCACAACCTGGACCTGCAGGCCTCCCTGGAGGTTCTGGTCGTGGACGAGGCCGACCTGATCTTCTCGTTCGGCTTCGAGGCCGACCTCAAGAGCTTGTTGTG CCATCTGCCAAAGATCTACCAGTCCTTCCTGATGTCGGCCACGTTCACGGAGGACGTCCAGGCTctgaaggagctgctgctgcacaacCCC ATGGTCCTGAAGCTGCAGGGCTCTCAGCTGCCGGACAGCAGCCAGCTGCAGCAGTACACCATCAAATGTGAGGAGGAGGACAAGTTCCTGCTCATCTACACGCTGCTGAAGCTGAGGCTGGTCCGCGGGAAGACGCTGCTGTTCGTGGGCGCCGTGGACCGCAGCTACCGCCTCAAGCTCTTCCTGGAGCAGTTCAGCATCCCCGCCTGCGTCCTCAACTCCGAGCTGCCCGTCCAGTCCAG GTGTCACATCATCACCCAGTTCAACCAGGGCTTCTATGACATCATCATCGCCACCGACGAGCAGAGTCTGAGCCCGCCGGCGGGTTCCTCCCAGACCAAaggaaaggagaagaagaacgCCAACAAAGGAGGGAA aGCTAAAGATAAGGAGTTTGGAGTCTCCAGAGGCGTGGACTTCCAGAACGTCGCCAATGTCATAAACTTTGACTTCCCCCCGACGGTGGAGTCGTACATCCATCGAGTGGGCAG AACGGCGAGAGCGGACAACCAGGGCACGGCGCTGTCCTTCATCTCCCACACGGAGCTCCCCCTGCTGGCCGAGGTGGAGGAGGCTCTGAGCACAG aCAACAGCGAGTCGGTCCTGAAGCCGTATCAGTTCAGGATGGAGGAGATCGAGGGCTTCAGGTACCGCTGCCGG GACGCCATGCGCGCCGTGACCAAGCAGGCGGTGAGGGAGGCCAGGCTGAAGGAGATCAAGCAGGAGCTGCTCAACTCAGAGAAGCTGAAG ACGTACTTTGATGACAACCCCAGAGATCTGGAGCTGCTGAGACACGACAAAGACCTCCACCCCGCCGTGGTGAAGCCGCACATGAAGAACATCCCCGACTATCTGA TTCCCCAGACGCTGAGGGGCGTGGTCAACCCGCTGTCcggcaggaggaagaggaggaggatcaAACCCCCGGTGGAGGGAGTGGTGAGGAGCAGCTTCAAG AAGAACGACCCGAGCAGAAACCCGCTGAAGAGCTTCCGCTACACTGGAGGCAGAAACAAAGCACCCAGAGCTGGGAAGTCGTCGTGA
- the LOC112163305 gene encoding dual specificity protein phosphatase 26 yields MAFMSRFSRSRSSSRSPNRKDSEPSPNLSVSELERLLCTGKTACNHADEVWPRLYIGDQNIASDRRELAKLGITHILNCAQSKWRGGAEYYAGMNITYYGIEAHDSPTFDMSVNFYPAAEFIHKALCSGGKVLVHCTVGVSRSATLVLAYLMIRQNLTLVEAIKTVKDHRGVIPNRGFLRQLSGLDGILRESRRTSPQS; encoded by the exons ATGGCGTTCATGTCCCGGTTCTCCCGGTCCCGGAGCAGCTCCAGGTCTCCGAACCGAAAAGACTCCGAACCGTCTCCGAACCTGAGCGTGTCCGAGCTGGAGAGGCTGCTGTGCACGGGCAAGACGGCCTGCAACCACGCGGACGAAGTCTGGCCGCGGCTCTACATCGGAGACCA aaacatcGCCTCAGATCGCCGCGAGCTGGCCAAACTCGGCATCACGCACATCCTGAACTGTGCGCAGAGCAAGTGGAGGGGCGGAGCCGAGTACTACGCGGGGATGAACATCACCTACTACGGCATCGAGGCGCACGACTCGCCCACCTTCGACATGAGCGTCAACTTCTACCCGGCTGCCGAGTTCATCCACAAGGCTCTGTGCAGCGGAG GGAAGGTCTTGGTCCACTGCACCGTGGGGGTGAGCCGCTCCGCCACGCTGGTGCTGGCCTACCTGATGATCCGGCAGAACCTGACGCTGGTGGAGGCCATCAAGACGGTGAAGGACCACCGAGGCGTCATTCCCAACCGAGGGTTCCTGCGACAGCTCAGCGGTCTGGACGGCATCCTGAGGGAGAGCCGGAGGACGTCGCCGCAGAGCTGA